A single Methanolobus sp. ZRKC5 DNA region contains:
- the rfbF gene encoding glucose-1-phosphate cytidylyltransferase: MKVVILCGGLGTRLKEETEYRPKPMVKIGKEPILLHIMRKYSHYGFKDFILCLGYKGEVIKEYFYNYEILNNDFTIELGKHNKITTHDSHNEIGWKVTLVDTGQKTLKGARLKKIEKYVDSDIFMVTYGDGVADVNIRDLIDFHQKHGKIATLTGVMPPSRFGTLAIDGDNVTNFSEKPQTTEGLINGGFFIFNKKIFSYLTEEDSCDLEIGVLDKLADEGELMVYRHSGNWVCMDTVRDMEYLNELWDTGKAFWK; this comes from the coding sequence ATGAAAGTAGTCATCCTCTGCGGAGGTCTTGGAACCCGCTTGAAAGAAGAGACAGAGTATCGCCCGAAACCAATGGTAAAGATTGGAAAAGAACCGATACTTCTGCACATAATGAGAAAGTATAGTCATTATGGATTTAAAGATTTCATCTTATGTCTTGGATACAAAGGAGAAGTCATCAAAGAATATTTTTATAATTATGAAATACTCAACAATGATTTCACTATCGAATTAGGAAAACACAATAAAATAACCACCCATGATTCCCACAATGAAATCGGATGGAAAGTTACGTTGGTGGATACTGGGCAAAAAACACTAAAAGGTGCACGTTTAAAGAAAATAGAAAAATATGTCGATTCTGATATTTTCATGGTAACTTATGGAGATGGGGTTGCAGATGTCAACATCCGTGATCTAATTGACTTCCATCAAAAACATGGTAAAATTGCAACACTAACTGGAGTCATGCCACCTTCCAGATTTGGAACACTTGCTATAGATGGGGATAACGTGACAAATTTTAGCGAAAAACCTCAAACCACAGAAGGCCTGATAAATGGAGGTTTCTTCATCTTCAATAAGAAAATATTTAGTTATCTGACAGAAGAAGATTCATGTGACCTTGAGATAGGAGTTTTAGATAAACTAGCTGACGAAGGGGAATTAATGGTATATAGACATTCTGGGAACTGGGTATGCATGGATACAGTAAGAGATATGGAATATTTGAATGAACTGTGGGATACAGGTAAAGCATTCTGGAAATAG
- the rfbH gene encoding lipopolysaccharide biosynthesis protein RfbH translates to MKTQEQIQNDIFQLVKELYELKEIEKKPFVKGESYIPYAGRVYDEREVISLVDSSLEFWLTSGRYAAKFEKEFADFLGVKHCMLTNSGSSANLLAISALTSPKLREKRLKPDDEVITVAAAFPTTVNPIVQNGLVPVFVDVELGTYNIQVEKIEAAISDKTRAIFIAHTLGNPFDIKAVMEIAEKYDLWIIEDNCDALGSKYNGQYTGTFGHIATFSFYPPHHMTMGEGGALVTNNTQLKRLIESFRDWGRDCWCGSGCDNSCGKRFEWQLGDLPYGYDHKFIYSHIGYNLKITDMQASIGVEQLKKLPTFIEARKNNFRMLYDGLKKYDNHFILPLVKPEADPSWFGFLITVREDAGFTKNDIVKYLEENKIATRMLFAGNVTKHPCFENVKYRVYRNLVNTDRVMNDTFWIGVYPGLTDEMISYVLTVFDDYISNRPK, encoded by the coding sequence ATGAAAACTCAGGAACAAATTCAAAATGATATTTTTCAACTGGTCAAAGAACTATATGAACTGAAAGAAATTGAAAAAAAACCTTTCGTAAAAGGTGAATCTTATATTCCTTATGCAGGAAGAGTCTATGATGAGAGAGAAGTCATATCCCTTGTAGATTCATCACTTGAATTCTGGCTTACATCTGGAAGATATGCTGCCAAATTTGAGAAGGAATTTGCTGATTTTTTAGGTGTTAAGCATTGCATGCTAACTAATTCCGGTTCATCTGCTAATCTTCTTGCAATCTCTGCACTTACATCACCAAAACTTCGTGAAAAAAGATTGAAACCTGATGATGAGGTAATTACCGTTGCTGCAGCATTCCCAACCACCGTTAATCCCATTGTACAGAATGGTCTTGTACCTGTCTTTGTTGATGTGGAGTTGGGGACCTACAACATCCAGGTAGAGAAAATCGAAGCTGCCATATCTGATAAAACCCGCGCAATTTTCATTGCACATACACTTGGTAATCCATTTGACATAAAAGCAGTAATGGAAATTGCGGAAAAATATGACTTGTGGATCATAGAAGATAACTGTGATGCACTTGGTTCAAAGTACAATGGACAGTACACAGGAACCTTTGGACATATTGCCACATTCAGTTTTTATCCACCTCACCACATGACCATGGGAGAAGGTGGAGCACTGGTAACCAACAACACCCAATTAAAACGGCTTATAGAATCATTCAGAGACTGGGGACGTGACTGTTGGTGCGGATCTGGATGTGACAATAGCTGTGGAAAACGTTTTGAGTGGCAATTGGGTGATTTACCTTATGGGTATGATCACAAATTTATATATTCACATATCGGTTACAATTTGAAAATTACAGACATGCAGGCATCGATTGGAGTAGAGCAACTTAAGAAGCTCCCAACTTTTATCGAAGCACGAAAAAATAACTTCAGAATGTTATATGATGGATTAAAAAAATATGATAATCACTTCATATTGCCGTTAGTCAAACCAGAGGCAGATCCAAGCTGGTTTGGGTTCTTGATTACGGTTCGTGAAGATGCAGGATTTACCAAAAACGATATTGTGAAGTATCTTGAAGAAAACAAAATTGCAACTCGGATGTTGTTTGCAGGGAATGTTACAAAACATCCTTGTTTTGAAAATGTTAAATATCGGGTTTATAGGAATCTTGTAAATACGGACCGTGTTATGAATGATACGTTTTGGATTGGAGTGTATCCAGGGTTAACGGATGAGATGATTAGTTATGTGCTAACGGTATTTGATGACTATATAAGTAATAGACCAAAATAA
- a CDS encoding dTDP-4-dehydrorhamnose 3,5-epimerase family protein: MIEGVEVIPLRKIPDERGKIMHMLRVDDKHFEKFGEIYFSMAYPSVIKGWHLHTQMTLNYAVIQGMIKLVLFDQRENSETKGLLQELFIGEDNYCLVKIPPGIANGYKVYGTESAIVANCASHPHDPEEMIRIDPFSKEMPYNWDLVHK; encoded by the coding sequence ATGATAGAAGGTGTTGAAGTAATACCACTGAGAAAAATACCTGATGAACGTGGAAAAATAATGCATATGCTAAGAGTTGATGACAAGCATTTCGAGAAATTTGGGGAGATTTATTTTTCTATGGCATATCCAAGTGTAATAAAAGGATGGCATTTACACACACAAATGACTCTTAACTACGCAGTAATACAAGGGATGATTAAGCTTGTTCTTTTTGATCAAAGAGAGAATTCTGAAACAAAAGGATTATTGCAAGAATTATTTATTGGAGAAGATAACTACTGCCTTGTTAAAATTCCACCAGGTATTGCGAATGGTTACAAAGTATACGGAACTGAGTCAGCAATAGTCGCTAATTGTGCTTCCCACCCACATGACCCTGAAGAAATGATCCGAATCGATCCATTTTCAAAGGAAATGCCTTACAATTGGGATTTAGTCCACAAATAA
- a CDS encoding flippase, which translates to MFLNKIYSMILGIGEVQRQSIAAFLSQISFTMMGFFSTMYFAHTVGASILGGYFLFIAYYGIINMITDGGLGGAAIKRISEGDEQNAYFTTFFVLRCLFVTIVISLLIAFRESFIEFNEAGTFNWLILALLVSLFHGLVTNGISGNGKVGIYAVSNFMNNASRIAIQVIGIFLGYGVAGLTGGFIAGLLVSTVIALRFLDLGFSPFKWVHIKRLTAFSFWLFLTSTGVLLYSQTDTIMIGYFMDNFDVGVYRVVFQFTTLATIATTAFRLTLWPKVSKWSKKDENGLIEESLSKACTYSLTIAIPIFAGGILLGDQLLYFFYGQDFASGYYTFVILLFVQIVNIYQFFFTMYLGAQDRQKDSFKVTAAAAITNVLLNFILIPIIGILGAAIATLFTMGLNALLARKILSKMITIKIEYDSLLNTLKAATVMALLIGVYRAIIPLSNIWITLIPVFLGGATYSILVLKFDHKINEELKGILGQMNIPWPSWL; encoded by the coding sequence ATGTTTCTAAATAAAATATATTCTATGATTCTAGGTATCGGAGAAGTTCAAAGACAGAGCATAGCAGCTTTTTTAAGTCAGATTTCCTTTACAATGATGGGATTTTTTAGTACAATGTACTTCGCCCATACAGTAGGAGCAAGCATTCTTGGAGGGTATTTTCTTTTCATTGCATATTATGGAATAATTAATATGATAACAGATGGTGGGCTAGGTGGAGCAGCAATAAAAAGAATTAGTGAAGGAGATGAACAGAATGCTTACTTCACTACTTTTTTTGTTCTGCGCTGCCTTTTTGTAACCATCGTAATATCTTTATTAATAGCTTTTAGAGAGAGTTTTATAGAATTCAATGAAGCAGGAACATTTAATTGGCTTATACTTGCGCTGCTGGTATCACTATTCCACGGTTTAGTAACAAACGGTATATCTGGAAATGGAAAAGTAGGTATATATGCAGTAAGCAACTTCATGAATAATGCATCAAGAATTGCTATCCAAGTAATAGGAATATTTCTTGGATATGGTGTTGCCGGACTAACAGGAGGTTTTATTGCAGGCTTGCTAGTTTCCACGGTGATAGCATTGCGTTTTTTAGATTTAGGATTTTCACCGTTTAAATGGGTTCACATTAAAAGGTTAACAGCATTTTCTTTCTGGTTATTTTTAACTTCAACTGGAGTACTACTTTATTCCCAGACAGATACAATTATGATTGGATATTTTATGGATAACTTTGATGTAGGAGTCTACAGAGTTGTGTTCCAATTCACAACTTTGGCAACAATTGCAACAACCGCTTTCAGGTTGACCTTGTGGCCGAAAGTTAGCAAATGGAGTAAAAAAGATGAAAATGGACTAATTGAGGAATCTTTATCCAAAGCATGTACTTATTCGCTTACAATAGCAATTCCCATATTTGCAGGAGGTATTTTACTTGGAGACCAATTACTATACTTTTTCTATGGTCAGGACTTTGCAAGTGGGTACTATACATTTGTAATATTACTTTTCGTTCAAATAGTCAATATTTACCAATTCTTCTTTACGATGTACCTAGGAGCGCAGGACCGACAGAAAGATTCATTCAAAGTAACTGCTGCAGCTGCCATTACTAATGTGTTGTTAAATTTCATATTAATACCCATAATTGGAATATTAGGAGCTGCCATTGCAACTCTATTTACTATGGGATTAAACGCTCTTTTAGCCCGGAAAATTTTATCAAAAATGATTACAATCAAAATTGAATATGATAGTTTGCTAAATACCTTGAAAGCTGCTACAGTTATGGCATTGTTAATAGGAGTATATCGTGCAATAATCCCATTATCCAATATTTGGATTACATTGATACCAGTGTTTTTGGGAGGAGCTACATACAGTATTTTAGTATTGAAATTTGATCATAAAATAAATGAGGAGTTAAAAGGTATATTGGGACAAATGAACATACCATGGCCATCCTGGTTATAA
- a CDS encoding SDR family oxidoreductase, with amino-acid sequence MKVLIIGASGLVGNTIYNEFSKNSKYEVYGTYYSYECDNLFYLDMTNKSDVDTIINSVNPDIIIHPAANPNVEYCEQNPEETWNVNVEGSRNLIEAAKNNESKFIFFSSDYVFDGNNGPYTETDLPNPINEYGKQKLAVEKLIEEILTDFLIIRITVVYGWEHRGKNFTMGLIEKLKNGKGMNVPHDQLGSPTYVNNMVQAVKILIENDKKGMYNVVGTDTIDRYRFAQNVAKVFDLDESLLTPISTDNLSQKAKRPLKAGMKVDKIQKELSVNLMSVIEGLEAMKQNRMEGQYENSGTNSK; translated from the coding sequence ATGAAAGTTCTGATAATTGGAGCTTCCGGTTTAGTAGGAAATACTATTTACAATGAATTTTCAAAAAATTCCAAATACGAAGTCTATGGAACTTATTATTCATATGAATGTGATAATTTGTTTTATTTGGATATGACAAATAAATCAGACGTAGACACAATAATAAATAGTGTGAACCCCGACATAATAATTCATCCTGCAGCTAATCCTAATGTCGAATATTGTGAGCAAAATCCAGAAGAGACATGGAATGTTAATGTCGAAGGGAGTCGAAATCTGATAGAAGCTGCTAAAAATAATGAATCAAAATTCATCTTTTTTTCTTCAGATTATGTATTCGATGGTAATAATGGACCATACACAGAAACAGACCTCCCGAATCCCATTAATGAATATGGAAAACAAAAATTAGCAGTTGAGAAACTTATTGAAGAAATACTTACTGATTTCCTGATAATAAGAATTACTGTAGTATATGGATGGGAACATCGTGGGAAAAATTTTACAATGGGCCTTATAGAAAAACTAAAAAATGGAAAAGGAATGAATGTCCCTCACGACCAGTTAGGCTCACCAACCTATGTAAATAATATGGTACAAGCCGTTAAAATACTCATTGAGAACGATAAAAAAGGAATGTACAATGTTGTGGGAACTGATACAATTGATAGATATCGTTTTGCACAGAATGTGGCAAAAGTGTTTGATCTTGATGAAAGCCTCTTAACTCCAATAAGCACAGATAACCTTTCCCAGAAAGCTAAGAGGCCCCTGAAAGCAGGAATGAAAGTAGATAAGATACAAAAAGAACTTTCAGTAAACTTAATGAGTGTAATCGAAGGATTAGAAGCTATGAAACAGAATAGAATGGAGGGACAATATGAAAACTCAGGAACAAATTCAAAATGA
- a CDS encoding IS1 family transposase (programmed frameshift): MNCPKCKSSSHKKNGRIDGRQRYKCHDCGYNYSVDIKSTASPVSVKRQALQLYLEGLGFRSIGRFLGVSHVSVQKWIRKFGSELEDLKSENEISVVELDEMHTYIGNKKYCWIWIAVDRYGKKFIDCSFGSRGTKTGQKLWKKLKTKEVGEVMTDYWRAYAKLVPRNIHTRSKAETYTVEGYNSIFRHFLARLRRKSKCYTKSLEMLKISVLLLMKYRNKELAMFN; encoded by the exons ATGAATTGTCCAAAGTGTAAGAGTTCCAGTCATAAGAAGAACGGTAGGATTGATGGTCGACAACGCTACAAATGCCATGATTGTGGATACAACTATTCAGTAGATATAAAATCCACCGCTAGCCCCGTATCTGTTAAGCGACAGGCTTTACAACTCTATCTGGAGGGGTTGGGATTTCGTTCAATTGGACGTTTTTTGGGCGTTAGTCATGTTTCTGTTCAAAAATGGATTCGAAAATTTGGTAGTGAATTAGAGGATCTAAAAAGTGAAAATGAGATTTCTGTTGTGGAATTGGACGAGATGCATACTTATATTGGGAATAAAAAA TACTGCTGGATATGGATTGCTGTTGATAGATATGGGAAGAAATTCATCGATTGCTCTTTTGGCAGCAGAGGAACAAAAACAGGACAAAAACTCTGGAAAAAGTTAAAGACAAAAGAGGTTGGGGAAGTAATGACGGATTATTGGAGGGCATATGCCAAGTTAGTCCCCAGAAACATCCATACTCGATCAAAAGCAGAAACATATACTGTTGAAGGATACAACAGCATATTTAGGCATTTCCTGGCAAGACTAAGGAGAAAGTCAAAGTGTTATACTAAAAGTCTTGAAATGCTAAAAATCTCCGTTTTGCTCTTGATGAAATATAGGAATAAAGAACTAGCTATGTTTAATTAA
- a CDS encoding UDP-glucuronic acid decarboxylase family protein — MRSIVTGGAGFLGSHLCDFLLEKGNEVICIDNLVTGNTKNIDHMTSDKFTYLKHDITKPIYFGDEIDYIFHLASPASPVDYLELPIQTLKVGSLGTYNMLGLAKEKKARLLIASTSEVYGDPLVNPQPETYWGNVNPIGPRGVYDEAKRYAEAITMAYHRYHGIDTRIVRIFNTYGPRMRANDGRVVPNFINQALKGEDITVYGDGSQTRSFCYVSDLIEGIYRLMMSDFNEPVNIGNPSEMSILDFAKSVIEITESHSEIIFESLPVDDPKVRRPDITQAKKVLEWEPKVDLINGLSKTVQYFMEQID; from the coding sequence ATGAGATCAATAGTAACTGGTGGTGCAGGTTTTTTAGGGTCACATTTATGTGACTTTTTGCTTGAGAAAGGTAACGAAGTCATTTGCATAGATAATCTTGTGACAGGAAATACAAAAAATATAGATCATATGACCTCAGATAAATTCACATATTTAAAACATGACATTACTAAACCAATATATTTTGGAGACGAGATAGATTACATATTCCATCTTGCAAGTCCTGCATCTCCTGTTGATTACCTCGAATTGCCAATTCAAACACTTAAAGTTGGATCTTTGGGCACTTACAACATGCTTGGACTTGCAAAGGAAAAAAAAGCAAGGTTGTTAATTGCTTCTACTTCTGAAGTCTACGGAGATCCATTGGTTAACCCACAACCTGAAACATACTGGGGAAACGTAAATCCAATTGGGCCAAGAGGAGTATACGATGAAGCAAAAAGATATGCTGAAGCGATAACAATGGCTTATCACAGATATCATGGCATTGATACGAGGATCGTTCGTATATTCAATACTTATGGACCACGTATGCGTGCAAACGATGGAAGGGTCGTTCCTAATTTCATAAATCAGGCTCTGAAAGGTGAGGATATCACGGTATACGGAGATGGCTCACAGACACGCTCTTTCTGCTATGTTTCGGATCTCATAGAGGGCATATACAGATTGATGATGTCGGACTTTAATGAGCCTGTAAATATTGGAAATCCTTCGGAAATGTCTATATTGGATTTTGCAAAATCAGTTATTGAAATAACAGAATCCCATTCAGAGATTATTTTTGAAAGTTTGCCAGTCGATGATCCTAAAGTAAGGAGACCTGATATCACACAGGCAAAGAAGGTATTGGAATGGGAACCAAAAGTTGATTTAATCAATGGGCTTTCAAAAACAGTGCAGTATTTCATGGAACAAATAGATTGA
- a CDS encoding cyclase family protein: MLTCISYSLTKDCPLYPGSPDIVFDRVRSMANNDSANTSLLSFSNHSGTHVDAPLHFCDKGPSVADMLKTENVYSPVVCIDLPKSPGSYISADDLLLFSEQIANAEALLLRTGFYEYRISQPDVYSQSHPWVHPEVPVYLRETCPNLKIVGLDTISISNPSHRAEGHIAHKSFLCNKSPILLIEDMDLSNPEIVENSIVLRLYPWVVSKIDATPVIALLETDY; encoded by the coding sequence TTGCTAACATGCATATCCTACTCCCTGACAAAAGATTGTCCTTTGTACCCGGGCTCTCCTGATATCGTGTTTGATAGGGTAAGATCAATGGCAAACAATGATTCTGCAAATACAAGTTTATTATCTTTTAGTAATCATTCTGGAACCCATGTTGATGCACCATTACATTTTTGTGATAAAGGTCCTTCAGTTGCCGATATGCTGAAAACAGAAAATGTATATTCTCCTGTGGTTTGCATTGATCTTCCAAAATCACCTGGCTCATACATTTCTGCAGATGATCTATTGCTATTTTCAGAACAAATTGCAAATGCGGAAGCACTCTTGCTTAGAACTGGGTTTTATGAATACAGAATATCACAGCCTGATGTGTATAGTCAATCTCATCCATGGGTGCATCCAGAAGTCCCAGTTTATTTGAGGGAAACATGTCCGAATCTAAAAATAGTGGGGCTAGATACAATTTCCATTTCAAATCCATCTCATAGGGCAGAGGGTCATATTGCCCACAAATCATTCCTGTGCAATAAGTCTCCTATATTATTGATTGAAGACATGGATCTCTCAAACCCTGAAATAGTAGAAAATAGTATTGTTTTACGTCTTTATCCTTGGGTTGTTTCCAAAATTGATGCTACTCCTGTGATTGCTTTGCTGGAAACTGACTACTGA
- a CDS encoding sugar phosphate nucleotidyltransferase — protein MKVIIPAAGTGTRLFPHTHTKPKPMVYIAGKPIIGHILDRMIDLEPEEIILVVGYHKEQLISYVNKHYQSIFNIRYVEQVNRLGLGHSVYITREYARGSDIMIALGDMIFKSGYFDFYKMHAENEKCAGSIGVREVEEPRKYGIVELEQTSPCIKKLEEKPERPASNLGIAGVYFIKDTPMLFEVLEQMIKNDKRSRGEYQLTDALQEMIKQGSRLKTFEVSSWYDCGHAKSLLETNQVLLNEKENIDLDHKSVDSVIIHPVAIGKNVKILNSVVGPYASIAEETTVESSIISDSVIGSRTHISKVNLQSSIVGDDANVIGKHNSLNIGDSSSIEF, from the coding sequence ATGAAAGTAATCATCCCTGCAGCAGGTACTGGAACACGCTTGTTTCCGCACACTCACACCAAACCAAAACCCATGGTATACATAGCAGGTAAACCTATTATAGGGCACATCCTTGACAGAATGATAGATCTTGAACCAGAAGAGATAATACTTGTTGTCGGTTATCATAAAGAGCAGTTGATATCATACGTCAACAAGCACTATCAAAGTATATTCAACATCAGGTATGTAGAACAGGTAAACAGACTTGGTCTTGGGCACTCTGTGTATATAACACGCGAATATGCAAGAGGTTCAGATATCATGATAGCTCTTGGAGATATGATCTTTAAATCAGGATATTTTGATTTCTACAAAATGCACGCTGAAAATGAAAAATGCGCAGGTTCAATTGGCGTAAGGGAAGTTGAAGAACCCAGAAAATATGGAATTGTTGAGCTAGAGCAGACCTCACCTTGCATCAAGAAGCTTGAAGAAAAACCAGAAAGACCAGCATCAAATCTGGGAATTGCAGGAGTGTACTTTATAAAGGACACACCTATGCTGTTTGAAGTCCTTGAGCAGATGATAAAGAATGATAAAAGATCACGTGGAGAATACCAGTTAACAGATGCACTTCAGGAAATGATTAAACAAGGCAGCAGGTTGAAGACATTTGAGGTTTCCAGCTGGTACGACTGTGGTCATGCAAAATCACTCCTTGAAACAAATCAGGTATTATTGAATGAAAAAGAGAACATCGACCTTGATCATAAAAGTGTTGATTCTGTAATAATACACCCAGTAGCAATCGGAAAGAATGTGAAAATACTCAATTCTGTGGTTGGGCCCTATGCATCTATTGCTGAGGAAACAACCGTGGAGAGTTCCATAATATCAGACAGCGTCATTGGTTCACGCACGCATATATCAAAAGTGAACCTGCAGTCCTCAATAGTAGGAGACGATGCAAATGTCATTGGCAAGCACAATTCATTAAATATAGGAGACTCATCTTCAATAGAGTTCTAG
- a CDS encoding SDR family oxidoreductase, with amino-acid sequence MKVMVTGHNGYIGSVLCEMLIKEGYSVVGFDTNYYSECTLFDYKNDIEEINKDIRDVDANDLKEIDAIIHLAALSNDPMGALDEKLTEDINYRSTIKLAETAKKVGVRRFLYSSSCSMYGVADGKALNESSPLNPVTAYAKSKVDSELSLAKIADDKFSPVYLRNSTAYGLSPKMRFDLVLNNFVGWAYTTSSIKIMSDGTPWRPLAHIRDISAAFIAALDAPIENIHNQAFNVGSNSENYQIKDVAEIVKKIVPNCEITYTNEHGSDSRTYNVNFDKIKEHMPSFKPEWNVKKGAKEIYDALRKNEVSFEEFNGDKYTRLKTLKKLMESNRIEEKLYWT; translated from the coding sequence ATGAAAGTTATGGTTACAGGACATAATGGATACATTGGATCCGTACTTTGTGAAATGTTGATTAAAGAAGGATATAGTGTTGTTGGATTTGACACGAATTATTATTCAGAATGCACACTATTTGACTACAAAAATGATATTGAGGAAATCAATAAAGATATCAGAGATGTAGATGCAAATGATCTTAAAGAAATTGATGCTATAATACATTTAGCTGCATTATCGAATGATCCTATGGGAGCCCTTGATGAAAAACTTACCGAAGATATAAACTATCGTTCAACCATAAAACTTGCTGAAACTGCCAAAAAAGTGGGGGTCAGAAGATTTTTGTACTCATCCTCATGCAGTATGTATGGTGTTGCTGATGGAAAAGCACTGAATGAGAGCTCACCGTTAAATCCTGTAACAGCCTATGCAAAATCAAAAGTTGATTCGGAATTGTCACTAGCAAAAATAGCAGATGATAAGTTCTCACCTGTGTACTTAAGAAACAGTACTGCATATGGTTTGTCTCCTAAAATGCGTTTTGACCTTGTTCTGAACAACTTTGTCGGATGGGCGTACACAACAAGCTCTATCAAAATAATGAGTGATGGAACACCATGGCGGCCATTAGCCCATATAAGGGACATATCAGCTGCCTTTATAGCGGCCCTTGATGCCCCAATTGAAAATATCCATAATCAAGCATTCAATGTGGGAAGCAATTCAGAAAACTACCAGATAAAAGATGTTGCAGAAATTGTAAAGAAGATTGTACCTAATTGCGAAATAACCTACACCAATGAGCATGGTTCAGATTCTAGGACATACAATGTCAACTTTGATAAAATAAAGGAACACATGCCAAGCTTTAAGCCAGAATGGAATGTGAAAAAAGGAGCAAAGGAAATCTATGATGCTCTTCGCAAGAATGAAGTCTCTTTTGAAGAATTTAATGGAGACAAATATACAAGGCTAAAGACACTAAAGAAGCTTATGGAATCTAACAGAATAGAAGAAAAATTATACTGGACATAA
- a CDS encoding HAD-IA family hydrolase, producing the protein MNNIPIIMLDFDGVILESVDVKTHAFETLFQFVPDHVDEIVDFHMHNGGMSRFDKFRYFYKNILKEPLPDEQYDFLCNRFYELVFEGVLQAEFVCGALEFLESWSSLTSLFIVSATPVAELEDIILHRNIMQYFKGIYGSPRTKSECIEEIMINNNSSTSHTIFVGDALNDYKAAKQTGVRFIGRVNPTDEDIFSEMGNVELVVSDLVELSSYLEELYC; encoded by the coding sequence ATGAATAATATTCCAATAATTATGCTTGATTTTGACGGTGTAATTCTGGAATCTGTAGATGTAAAAACTCATGCTTTCGAGACTTTATTCCAGTTTGTACCTGATCATGTGGATGAAATAGTTGATTTTCATATGCATAACGGTGGTATGTCAAGGTTTGATAAATTCAGATACTTTTACAAGAATATTCTAAAAGAACCATTACCTGATGAACAATATGATTTTTTGTGCAACCGTTTCTATGAGCTTGTTTTTGAGGGTGTATTGCAAGCTGAATTTGTTTGTGGTGCATTAGAATTCTTAGAATCCTGGTCATCACTAACATCTTTATTTATAGTTTCCGCGACACCGGTTGCAGAACTGGAGGATATTATTCTCCATCGGAACATAATGCAGTATTTCAAAGGTATTTACGGTTCTCCCAGAACAAAATCCGAATGTATTGAAGAAATAATGATCAACAATAACAGTTCAACAAGCCATACTATTTTTGTAGGGGATGCCTTAAATGACTATAAGGCAGCAAAACAAACAGGTGTACGTTTTATTGGACGGGTAAATCCTACTGATGAAGATATTTTTTCTGAAATGGGTAATGTTGAGCTCGTTGTTTCTGATCTTGTTGAATTGAGTTCCTATCTGGAGGAGTTGTATTGCTAA